The following are from one region of the Fusarium verticillioides 7600 chromosome 1, whole genome shotgun sequence genome:
- a CDS encoding hypothetical protein (At least one base has a quality score < 10) — protein sequence MPGSIKSLKRRPTAKSAAKRIGRMFKRTNSDDPEATSPADSGFSKDSFESSRVSTSSRFSTSSSMTAKENIEQPRPPVSRYDTAPPKEREVVPPHPFFSSNSEPLLEHGKPVGPGMTVQTEKVIEPGTLPSPVDIELGDEPKLSQTKLEHKPQLVEKPEDMDNASESLQQITTPKQAPCPLPEPPVKKNVPPETQVADSPKKIQRGVQGHPSAIAQVRGEDVTEGRIQRSSQRLNPSQKLRRIKKTAVPPSTVEDEPKPIVIAVKVQAKPKPKAELQHSPPIVDHQAVSKAQPKDVQPKMEPKLQPKTQIHKKSSPVQPLPSSEVTQKPSKAPSSEVLATSSAPNVPTTPSAIVTSSAPRASSIPNTASVPVYSVTLNTTTIFVAKTAPAPYTARAPTTAPAPVIATAPKVVMSMLGWTLPKPAPIPKRARSPATSWIVSSA from the coding sequence ATGCCTGGATCTATCAAGTCTCTTAAGCGTCGGCCTACAGCCAAGTCAGCTGCCAAGCGCATCGGCCGAATGTTCAAGCGTACAAACAGCGATGACCCTGAGGCAACTTCACCTGCAGACTCGGGCTTCTCCAAGGACTCGTTTGAAAGTTCTCGAgtttcaacatcttctaGATTCTCTACGTCCTCAAGTATGACTGCAAAGGAGAATATCGAgcagcctcggcctcctgTATCTCGATACGACACTGCACCACCGAAAGAACGTGAAGTGGTACCCCCTCAcccgttcttctcgtccaaCTCAGAGCCACTTCTTGAGCATGGCAAGCCTGTTGGGCCTGGTATGACAGTTCAAACTGAGAAAGTGATTGAGCCCGGCACGTTGCCTTCACCTGTTGACATAGAGTTAGGGGATGAACCCAAGTTGTCCCAAACAAAGCTTGAACACAAGCCTCagttggttgagaagcctgaggatATGGACAACGCATCAGAGTCACTTCAGCAGATCACTACACCCAAGCAAGCACCATGCCCTTTGCCAGAGCCCCCAGTAAAGAAGAATGTACCTCCTGAAACCCAAGTCGCCGATTCTCCCAAGAAAATTCAGAGAGGAGTCCAAGGTCACCCCTCAGCCATTGCTCAAGTTCGAGGTGAAGATGTCACAGAAGGCCGGATCCAAAGGTCGAGCCAAAGGTTGAACCCAAGCCAAAAGCTGAGGCGGATTAAGAAGACGGCAGTTCCACCTTCAACTGTGGAAGATGAGCCGAAGCCTATCGTCATTGCCGTCAAGGTACAAGCAAAacccaagcccaaagctGAACTCCAACACAGCCCTCCAATCGTTGACCATCAGGCGGTATCTAAGGCTCAGCCTAAGGATGtccagccaaagatggaacCAAAACTCCAACCAAAGACTCAGATTCATAAGAAGAGCTCACCTGTGCAGCCTCTTCCTAGTTCTGAAGTCACCCAAAAGCCATCAAAGGCACCGTCTTCAGAAGTCCTAGCTACTTCATCAGCGCCAAATGTTCCCACGACGCCATCTGCTATAGTAACATCTTCTGCcccaagagcttcttctaTCCCCAACACAGCATCGGTCCCTGTGTACTCAGTCACActcaacacaacaacaatatTTGTAGCCAAGACAGCCCCGGCTCCTTACACAGCTCGAGCCCCTACGACAGCCCCAGCTCCAGTCATAGCAACTGCACCCAAAGTTGTCATGTCAATGCTTGGTTGGACTCTACCAAAGCCTGCTCCGATCCCTAAACGAGCTCGTTCTCCAGCAACCTCGTGGATCGTATCTTCTGCTTGA
- a CDS encoding hypothetical protein (At least one base has a quality score < 10), translating into MRTQILTSALLSGAMAARPFLEQPDTGPEIIVSDLPTGKLPKLEQMIGLPDFEWAAKNYLPIENYTYYRNGAAGEWSYRNNLEVFQRYRFKPRTMVDITNVENTLPTKILGHNFSAPFFISPCARAGNAHPDAELNLMKGAGEGDILYMPALYASLTIEEIAKAKSEGQVVFQQLYLTSNDTETQELLDRSEKAGAAAIVFTVDSAADGNRHRAARFGVGSADSDYSYITWDYYKKLQKMTKLPVIIKGIGSAADAKLAVQHGAPAIILSNHGGRQLDGSPSGLEVALEIHQEAPEVFKKIEVYADGGVRYGADVLKLLSLGVKAVGLGRPFMYANVFGVDGVKKVIDILKHEIAIDAGNLGVPDVQKINPSYVKWQFNNWNQ; encoded by the exons atGCGCACTCAGATCCTTACCAGCGCCCTCCTCTCGGGGGCCATGGCTGCTCGTCCTTTCCTCGAGCAGCCCGACACTGGTCCtgagatcatcgtcagcGATCTTCCCACCGGAAAGCTCCCCAAGCTCGAGCAGATGATCGGCCTCCCTGACTTTGAGTGGGCTGCTAAGAACTACCTCCCCATCGAGAACTACACATACTACCGCAACGGCGCTGCTGGCGAGTGGTCGTACCGCAACAACCTCGAGGTCTTCCAGCGTTACCGCTTCAAGCCCCGAACTATGGTTGATATCACAAACGTTGAGAACACTCTGCCCACCAAGATCCTGGGCCACAACTTCTCTGctcctttcttcatcagccctTGTGCTAGGGCTGGTAACGCTCATCCCGATGCTGAGCTTAACCTCATGAAGGGTGCCGGTGAGGGTGACATTCTCTACATGCCCGCTCTTTACGCCTCTCTCACCATTGAGGAGatcgccaaggccaagtctgAGGGCCAGGTCGTCTTCCAGCAGCTGTACCTCACCTCCAACGACACTGAGACCCAAGAGCTCCTCGACCGCTCCGAGaaggctggtgctgctgcCATTGTCTTCACCGTCGACTCTGCTGCCGACGGCAACCGACACCGTGCTGCTCGATTCGGTGTTGGTTCCGCCGACTCCGACTACTCCTACATCACCTGGGACTACtacaagaagctccagaagatgaCCAAGCTccctgtcatcatcaagggtattggctctgctgctgatgctaaGCTTGCTGTTCAGCACGGTGCTCCCGCTATCATCCTCTCCAACCACGGTGGTCGCCAGCTCGATGGCAGCCCCTCTGGTCTTGAGGTCGCTCTTGAGATCCACCAGGAGGCCCCCGAGGttttcaagaagattgaggtcTACGCTGACGGTGGTGTCCGATATGGCGCTGATGtcctcaagcttctttctctcggtgtcaaggctgttggtcttggacgtCCTTTCATGTACGCCAACGTCTTCGGTGtcgatggtgtcaagaaggtcatcgacATTCTCAAGCACGAGATTGCCATTGACGCTGGTAACTTGGGTGTTCCCGATgtccagaagatcaaccCCAGCTAC GTCAAGTGGCAATTCAACAACTGGAACCAGTAA